A stretch of Microcoleus sp. bin38.metabat.b11b12b14.051 DNA encodes these proteins:
- the rplI gene encoding 50S ribosomal protein L9, protein MAKRVQLVLNKDVSKLGKAGDVVEVAPGYARNYLVPQGMGFKATPGILKQAARRREEERLRQLELKQQAEVRKTALEAAGPFIISKQVGEGDAIFGTVTNQEVAELIFNSTSQEVDRRGITLPEIRGTGTYKAEIKLHAEVTAEVDVQVVPM, encoded by the coding sequence ATGGCCAAGCGCGTCCAATTAGTTTTAAACAAAGATGTCAGCAAACTCGGCAAAGCTGGCGACGTAGTAGAAGTAGCCCCAGGCTACGCCCGCAACTACCTAGTACCCCAAGGAATGGGATTTAAAGCCACTCCCGGCATTCTCAAGCAAGCAGCCCGCCGCAGAGAAGAAGAAAGACTGCGCCAGCTAGAGCTCAAGCAGCAAGCAGAAGTCCGCAAAACCGCCCTGGAAGCAGCCGGGCCTTTCATCATCTCCAAGCAAGTCGGCGAAGGAGACGCGATTTTTGGTACTGTCACCAACCAAGAAGTAGCAGAGCTGATCTTCAACTCTACCAGTCAAGAAGTCGATCGGCGCGGCATCACCCTGCCCGAAATTCGCGGCACTGGTACATACAAAGCTGAAATCAAACTGCACGCAGAAGTTACCGCCGAAGTTGATGTTCAAGTTGTTCCGATGTAA